One window of the Cryptomeria japonica chromosome 7, Sugi_1.0, whole genome shotgun sequence genome contains the following:
- the LOC131057774 gene encoding uncharacterized protein LOC131057774: MDRCQCFPSLCQCFSTRSPGLPLHIPLVWVVRAFMLTSMQLQLFLVVFGARRYRSSSCLLRSVVWGAYLAADAVAISALGIMTHSIRNEIYGLWAPILLIHLGGPDTITAYSTADNELWLRHCFIMIYQVLIAAYVLYLSRLEGYLLAASVLLFIAGATKYAERTYALRFASNSQMVNSTNALYKFMQVEGTHDQVGYNYVVMGEQILSNKEFRNIADSVVWDRLLSENAIITMKKVFEQEGRQRTDKYILCLSHALFKMYKRRLVGLFFHEGLLPKSRSFFINEDLKGEDVFKIIEIELKFMYDVLFSKSGSTAFRKEGIVLRLLNSCLLAVAAYLVFFQLTKKPAHKTVTFVIISVALLVEIIQLCRIALSDWTMVRLICAQIQHLNRPRPGCWLRVLMVQFHINLLSIARKLFGNKYWKDKINQYCMISARGQCFNCIWNTAKFRWMRRSLVVFCSKKVKIEDKLKSFIFEIVRDKCSPEQSIQICRDRVYDHYEYLIRWKSQEMQEVSEMQLEDAILVWHIATSICNAHDGDMDRVNFKVAGWLSKYFAYLLVVHPNVLPLHPDIALLAYIELHGEIFGMPQHVSDWKSTGESIPNQKLSLSIRLAEDLMSKEVNVRWEIIAQHWGELLICVAAYNKAPLHAECIAAGGEFLSQVWALLGHLGCGEQSDTAVTKRKETRQMDQEYIQEKRREENLRKARVEGDNRRIEEMRNRTLEEIENVRSEEHQKRKKEEEKTEKIEEKLKAIMKDP, encoded by the coding sequence ATGGATCGGTGCCAATGCTTTCCCAGTCTATGTCAATGCTTTTCAACACGATCTCCAGGCTTGCCGTTGCACATTCCGCTTGTGTGGGTTGTCAGAGCTTTCATGTTAACCAGCATGCAGTTGcagttgtttcttgttgtttttggagcGCGAAGATATCGGAGCTCAAGTTGTTTGTTGCGATCTGTTGTGTGGGGAGCCTACCTGGCTGCGGATGCTGTGGCTATCTCTGCGCTGGGCATCATGACGCATTCAATAAGGAATGAAATCTACGGATTATGGGCTCCTATACTGCTAATCCATCTGGGAGGACCTGATACCATCACCGCATACTCCACTGCTGATAATGAACTTTGGTTAAGACATTGTTTCATTATGATCTATCAAGTCCTAATTGCAGCATATGTCTTGTATTTATCGAGATTAGAAGGGTATCTACTGGCTGCTTCTGTTCTTCTATTCATTGCTGGTGCTACTAAATATGCAGAGAGAACGTATGCCTTGAGATTCGCCAGCAACAGCCAGATGGTAAATTCCACCAATGCCCTTTACAAATTTATGCAGGTTGAAGGTACACATGATCAAGTAGGCTACAACTATGTGGTTATGGGAGAGCAAATCCTAAGTAATAAGGAGTTTCGTAACATTGCTGACAGCGTTGTCTGGGATCGTTTGCTGAGTGAAAATGCAATAATAACTATGAAAAAGGTATTTGAACAGGAAGGCCGTCAAAGAACAGATAAGTACATCCTTTGCTTGTCACATGCTTTATTCAAAATGTATAAGCGGAGACTTGTAGGCCTTTTTTTCCATGAAGGCCTCCTGCCAAAAAGCAGAAGTTTTTTTATAAATGAAGATCTGAAGGGTGAGGACGTGTTCAAAATCAtagagattgaattgaaattcatgtATGATGTACTGTTTTCGAAGTCGGGCAGTACAGCATTCCGGAAGGAGGGAATAGTGCTACGCCTTCTCAATAGCTGTCTTCTGGCGGTGGCTGCCTATCTGGTTTTCTTTCAATTGACAAAGAAACCGGCACATAAAACTGTTACGTTTGTGATTATTTCTGTAGCTCTGCTAGTAGAAATTATACAATTGTGTAGGATTGCATTATCAGATTGGACCATGGTGCGCCTAATTTGTGCACAAATCCAACATTTGAATCGACCAAGGCCTGGTTGCTGGTTGAGAGTCCTAATGGTTCAATTTCATATCAACCTGCTCAGCATTGCTCGCAAGCTGTTTGGAAACAAATACTGGAAGGATAAAATTAATCAATATTGCATGATAAGTGCTCGTGGACAGTGCTTCAATTGTATATGGAATACGGCTAAATTTCGTTGGATGCGCAGGAGTCTTGTTGTATTCTGTAGCAAAAAAGTGAAAATCGAAGATAAGTTGAAATCCTTTATCTTTGAAATAGTCAGGGACAAATGTTCTCCTGAACAAAGTATTCAAATCTGCAGAGACAGAGTTTACGATCATTATGAGTACTTGATCAGATGGAAGAGCCAAGAGATGCAGGAGGTGTCCGAGATGCAGTTGGAAGATGCCATTTTAGTGTGGCATATCGCCACATCAATTTGCAATGCTCATGACGGGGACATGGATCGTGTCAATTTTAAAGTCGCCGGCTGGCTATCGAAGTACTTTGCATATCTTCTTGTCGTACACCCTAATGTTCTGCCCCTCCATCCCGATATTGCACTACTGGCCTACATAGAACTTCATGGAGAAATTTTCGGTATGCCTCAACATGTCTCTGACTGGAAATCCACTGGGGAATCCATTCCCAACCAGAAGTTAAGTCTTTCCATCCGTCTAGCAGAGGATCTAATGAGTAAAGAAGTAAATGTGAGATGGGAAATAATAGCACAGCATTGGGGTGAATTGCTGATATGCGTGGCAGCTTACAACAAAGCTCCGCTCCATGCAGAGTGCATTGCTGCCGGCGGGGAATTTCTGTCTCAAGTATGGGCTTTATTGGGGCATTTAGGATGCGGAGAACAATCAGACACTGCCGTAACTAAGAGGAAGGAAACAAGGCAAATGGACCAAGAGTACATACAAGAGAAGAGAAGGGAAGAGAACCTGAGAAAGGCTAGAGTGGAGGGGGATAACAGGAGGATAGAGGAGATGAGGAATAGGACATTAGAAGAAATTGAAAATGTAAGGAGTGAGGAGCACCAGAAAAGgaaaaaggaggaggagaagaCAGAAAAGATCGAAGAGAAACTAAAAGCAATTATGAAAGATCCCTGA